The following nucleotide sequence is from Populus nigra chromosome 15, ddPopNigr1.1, whole genome shotgun sequence.
ACAAAATGTACATTATACATCGCAGTGTAAAAAATATCAACGCAGAAAAGTTCAATCCTTGTGATATCAACGCTTGTATTATTATGATGATATTCAGCACCATTTCATCAGTGTACACTGCAAAACCAGCATGCTCACAAATAAGACAAAAATTGATGGTTGATCAACTTTTGTATCATCTATTACATACAAGACGAATACAAGCTTGCTGCAGTTAACCTTTTTCACCCCTCCCCTCTTGTATCTGGTTTCCTCACAAATTGTCCCTCCATGCAGCATAGCAAGCTACATCACAGCAATCAAGGTGTTGCTTCAATAAAATTACAGTAGCGTATGGCAAGAGAATTTGTACATACCAATGCATTTAGCATATGGGTGTTGCGGATCCACGTTTTAGGCCCAGGCAAACATGGAGCGTCGACGTGCGATGACAAAAAGCTTTAAGCTTGACACCCGCGAAAGATGTGTGCTAGACCCACCCAGTTGACTTAGGATAGCACCAGGCCAAGTCGTTGGGCCTAGCAACACCTATCAGAACCAAATTTTGGGTACGGTAGGCACAAACCCAGTAACTCCTGAGTTTGGAACTGATGCATGCCAACCCAAACAAGAGTTCGTCACATTTATTCCCGAATGTTTTCATCAATACTTTACTTTTggaaaattattcaaaaatttgctgataaaatattgattcatCATACAAATGTTACTCCACTATGGTTAGTGGAAATCAAATGGGTCGGCACCTTGGCCAAGGGTCGAAAACCAACAATATCTCCGAGAACAACCACAAAGTTTTGTCTATCAATACTAGTTGGAAATTATGCAAAATCAACTTTTCCACTGCCCTACATCCTTCAGTTTTTGGCCACATATACGTGCTTGACCTTTTCTGTTCCAATCTTAAGTATCATGATCAAATTAAGTATATAAATTAAGGTTCTCCTTCATCTAgcaaattatcaattaatccAATAAGGTCAAGAATTGCATTTTCTTTCCTGCTACAGAAGTCATTTACTTGCTAAAAGTTATATTCTTGTTGTGCCCTCGCAACAATGGCTGCATTTAAGTCTTTAGTTGCTGTTGCTTTGCTTCTTGTTATGTCAAGCATGACGTAATTTTAAATACATTACAATTACAGATTAcaatataatattatgaaataaattaagCATCACTCTAAAATTGAGAGAGGCTAGCTAATGTCGCACCTCTTGAGCACGCATGCATCATCTTTTTCGCACACTCACCGAAACTGAGTCGTCCTTCCCCTCCTTGCATGTGCAAATTATAAGAGCCACTGGCATTGGACCAAATATTGGTATATAAGTGTCAGGAAGTTAGTGATGCCTGAATTCCACTTtcgatactcagataatgaccgcaaaggaaaaaaatgtcaACTGCGTAGCAGCAGTGAAACGTAGTCAACAGAAATGCTGCAGACCGCAACAGTACGTTTCCACTATATATGGTGGGTGCAGGTGAAGTGGGGCGGCAACATCGTAACACATGTCCAAGAATACAGAAATCTCCAACAGGTTAGCTTTTCTTGGCCACAAATTTCTGTCCAGCAAAACCCGAGATTAGCCAAATCATCACCTCCACTTCCAATTCAATcaaattgtgaaaaatattcaattatccggTAGTTCACTACTCGTTTTCTGTAACGATGTAGTACGTTCAGAATCATCAACTATAAATAGCACGGTCTCTCCATAGTCTCTCCCACGAAACAATCACTCTTCCACTCTCAAAACTACTTGCAAGATTCAAGAACTATACCCCGCTCGTGTTCTTTTAAGTGCCCTTAATTATATTGAAGGATATATTAACAGCCAGCCTTAACGAAAGATGGCTCCATACAGGTCTCTGGCTTTGATTGCATTGCTCGTGATCATGTCAGCTATAGAATCTGAGAGTCGGGTTGCAAGAAAAGACTTGGGTGTGGATCTTGGTGGTGTGGGAGTTGGGCTTGGAGCAGGAGTGGGCGTGGGTTTAGGAGGTAGTGGCTCGGGGTCTGGAGCTGGGTCTGGCTCGGGTTCTGGTTCAGGATCAAGTTCCGGGTCAAGTTCGTCCTCTTCATCCTCATCCAGGTCCAGTTCAGGCTCTAATGGCGGGTCTGACGCGGGCTCTGACGCGGGCTCTGAAGCGGGTTCCTATGCTGGGTCTCGAGCAGGATCAGGATCAGGTGGTAAACAAGGTGGTGGAGCAGCTTCCGGGTCCGGTTCTGGACATGGGGAGGGATACGGTGAGGGTTCTGGCAGGGGAAGTGGGTCCGGCAACGGTGAAGGCTATGGCGAGGGCCATGGACAAGGATCGGGCTATGGCAGTGGAAGCGGTAACTAAATGAGAAAGATAATTAATACCAGTGTGGTGAAAATAAGAATAGAACAACTCACTGTttggtatataaaaaaataaacaggtgGTGGAATAAGAGCACTCCTTCGTCCATGGAGTCTTTAACCTAGTTGTCTACCAGTCATGTAACTCATGAGTCCTTCTTGTTGCCTAATATTATCGTTGTGTTCATGTGCATGgcttatcaaataattttccaTCCTTGGATTTCTTTGATGTCACCTTACGGTAATGACATTATTGCCATGAGCTTCAAGGATTTTATTACCCAAGAGGCCAAGACACGTTATTGACATTGCCATGCATGAGCTCGAGGTTCAAgcgttttaatttaatttctttggcTAATCACTTCACAAACTTGATTCACCAACATCCgatacaaaaattttaaatatttttttaaaaaatgcatctTCGACTGTTATAGTTTATCAAACAAGAATCTGTTTGAAAACTTAAGAAGTggtataatattttattcttttcttttctttttcataggaGAGCTAAAAGCTATACAGGAGATTATCACATCCTTGACAATAACCCCACAGATATCCTCTAACAAAATCTAAAGACAATTCGTTGGAgccttttcttataaattattatgcCGGTTGCTAAAGTAACAAGTgtgaaaaaatttaagttgttaactcatctttgaaaataagatttatattattatttaaattattttttaaaataaaagttttttgggcttaaaatttatatagattcacattattttatacttaatttttattaaataaatgatgagatttgaaTTCGTAACCCTTTAGTTATTAAGattttgatatcatattaaaaaactaattcaatataaaaatttaaattattagatgagattccaaaatattatttatattactttttaataagAATGAGACACCACCTAGTTTACTGTTCAATTAGTTTATTTATAGATGATTAAATGGTTGgatgtctcttttttttccaaataaacaaGTTAATTTCCAACACTAGATAACCAGTAATACAGATACTAGATCATTCATTTCCAGATTTTATGGTTGGAATTAtaggaaaagggaaaaaagataCATGGTGTACTCCAATGAACTAAACATTCAAAAGTAGCGGTGAGCCTCCAATAAacataacaaatatattaaaaggcaAGGGAGATTTGTTGTACCTCCtctcacatttttttaattcaatattgCAATGTAGTGATTATTTTgttattctcataaaaaaaaaaatacctttgaaTAGGGTTTCACAAGTTTCataaatcattaataatttgtttggttttttttttattttttcattcaatattttCATAAACACTAAGATCACTACTAAAAACAGGGGGCATTTGCatctgaatttagcaacggaattatccgttgctaaattcagtaACGGATTTGCAACGGattacacatatattatttttttaatattagcaacggactttagcaacggataatccgttgcaAAATTTACgttgaatttagcaacggattttccgttgctaattgaaaaaaaataaattaaaatgttaaaattatgtAGACCGTTGATTGCATAAAATCTGAACCGTTTATTTTCACTCTCTCCCCCCACACCGAAATACAGATCCAACAACCATTTACgctgaaaattaatttacttccACTCTTCCAGTATCCTTCTTCGTCCCTAATAACATCGATTCCTAACTGTTCAAAAATCACCCTCTCTTCATCGATTTCATCTTCCTTTACCCGaaactgttcatcatcttcgcACTCGTCTTCGGcaaccctattttttttcttcatcttcttctccttcatcttaaCAGTTTCAATATTTCTCTGCAAACCAACAAAAACAGAGACCCATGGCAACATCGCACCAGATCCATCGATTTCACCATCGAACATCCTGTTTTACCCCTTCTCTGTAAACGGGTTAGGTTTTGCACTGTTTTCTTCGATAGctcaggtaattaatttatggtttttgttttctttgtttcaatttaagTTACACTAAACAGTTCTAACCTAGCTTTCCCAATCTCAGGTGTTATTCTGTCGTGTTGATCCATCTCCCTCACCTGTAACTGAAGAACAcaggtaagaattttttttcccgatactgtgaataatggttttaggctattaatttgaaaatataaggtttatgaaatgtttttaccatGATTTATATCCTAATTATGCACGTTTAAgtgaaaatttatgaaaacccccaaattaatttttagggttacggTTCATAAATTGAATGCTGGCAATTCTTGTGTCTGGAAGAGAGTGATTGATGgaaattatgcatgtttaattgaaaatttatcaaaacccccaatttaatttttatgtatgaaTTATTGATGCTGGGTGATCTTTGATGTCTGCAAGTCTTTTTGTCCTCCTGTGTGCAGACACCTAGGTGTTTTGAATGTATTcatatgcttatatatatataaggaaactTGCTTGTTGATGTTGTGTTTTGTTAATAAGAttgctgttttatttttgtttcttcattcattatttttttttcttgctgttttacttgttatatatataagtagcaGAATTGTGTAGTGAAAGAGGTTGCAATTCATGGTTGCCTCCTCCTTGCATAGTGATCAGTTAATTTTCCACATTAGCTATATATGTTGTCTGTTTTCATTTGATTGTCCTGTCTTGAGGTCAGCATGCATGATTTGGAAACGTTATTGATCACCAAATGGTTTAGGTGGCAGGCTTTTAATATGATAGTCACattgagaatttaaaaaagttagagaAACAATGTAAGAAATGGGACATGATTTTTTAGTACATGAAATATAGTAATTTcactatttaatttcttttatttttttttaatattctttctctgtttttaaaaatttccttaatttaacaattttcttattttatttttttcaactcaaaggCATTCTAGATATAATAGGGAGTTTGGAACTGGCTATATGAATCATCTATATGTATGCTTCAGCTAttgaattttggataaaaatctgTAATATTTACTCATTTTGTTACAGTTGCTTTGttatttggcttttttttttttttaatttctgggtCCTGACATGACTTTGTTCAATATGATGGCTTAGGTTTTTAAGCGTGGCATCAAGTTATCTTCCTCAATAATTAATCA
It contains:
- the LOC133674938 gene encoding glycine-rich cell wall structural protein 2-like yields the protein MAPYRSLALIALLVIMSAIESESRVARKDLGVDLGGVGVGLGAGVGVGLGGSGSGSGAGSGSGSGSGSSSGSSSSSSSSSRSSSGSNGGSDAGSDAGSEAGSYAGSRAGSGSGGKQGGGAASGSGSGHGEGYGEGSGRGSGSGNGEGYGEGHGQGSGYGSGSGN